In a genomic window of Erigeron canadensis isolate Cc75 chromosome 5, C_canadensis_v1, whole genome shotgun sequence:
- the LOC122600740 gene encoding uncharacterized protein LOC122600740 produces MVMEKLKMFVVQEPIVAASCLIGGFGLFLPAVVRPILDTFDSAKQVPPPALSDVVAGMTGKNQ; encoded by the exons ATGGTGATGGAAAAGCTCAAGATGTTCGTCGTTCAAGAACCAATCGTTGCCGCTTCTTGCCTCATCGGCGGCTTCG GTCTGTTCCTTCCTGCAGTTGTAAGGCCTATTCTAGATACCTTTGACTCAGCCAAGCAAGTTCCTCCACCCGCATTAAGCGAT GTTGTTGCAGGTATGACTGGTAAAAATCAATGA